The following proteins are encoded in a genomic region of Hymenobacter siberiensis:
- the gatA gene encoding Asp-tRNA(Asn)/Glu-tRNA(Gln) amidotransferase subunit GatA, translated as MKRFQSLSEVRSELTAGTMSCRQLVEYYLGNIERQNPTLNAFLEVWPDEARAQADAVDARLAAGTAGPLAGMVLGIKDVLAYAGHSLQSSSLMLDGFKSLFTGTAVQRLLDADAIIIGRQNCDEFAMGGSNETSYFGPVRNALDPSRVPGGSSGGSAVAVQADMCLASIGSDTGGSVRQPAAFCGVVGFKPTYSRISRYGLVAFASSFDQIGPITRSVADAALLTEVMAGADGMDSTASQREVPAYSQQLTPAAHYRIGYIADAVNSPGLNPEIKAAMETQLDLLRGQGHVVEAVDFPYLDFMIPTYYILTTAEASSNLGRFDGVRYGYRAPDATDLESLYKKSRAQGFGAEVQRRILLGTFVLSANYYDAYYTKAQRVRRLIKDKTDELLRQYDFLVLPTTPTTAFKIGEKLDPVSMYLADIFTVQASLAGVPAISVPVGEDAAGLPIGLQVMAGSFREAELLAFAGTLTEEVVA; from the coding sequence TTGAAGCGTTTTCAGTCTTTATCCGAAGTTCGTAGCGAGCTGACGGCGGGCACTATGTCCTGCCGCCAGCTCGTTGAGTATTACCTGGGCAACATCGAGCGCCAGAACCCCACCCTCAACGCCTTCCTGGAAGTGTGGCCCGACGAGGCCCGCGCCCAGGCCGATGCCGTGGATGCCAGGTTAGCTGCCGGCACAGCCGGGCCATTGGCCGGTATGGTCCTCGGCATCAAGGACGTGCTGGCCTATGCCGGCCACTCGCTGCAAAGCAGCAGCCTGATGCTGGACGGCTTCAAGTCGCTGTTTACCGGCACGGCCGTACAGCGCTTGCTCGATGCCGATGCCATCATCATCGGCCGCCAGAACTGCGACGAGTTTGCCATGGGCGGCTCGAACGAAACCTCGTACTTCGGCCCGGTCCGTAATGCCTTGGACCCCAGCCGGGTGCCCGGTGGCTCGTCGGGCGGCTCGGCTGTGGCGGTGCAGGCTGATATGTGCCTGGCCTCGATTGGCTCCGATACGGGCGGCTCGGTGCGCCAGCCGGCTGCGTTCTGCGGCGTGGTGGGTTTTAAGCCCACTTATTCGCGCATTTCGCGCTACGGCCTGGTGGCCTTTGCGTCGTCGTTCGACCAGATTGGGCCCATCACCCGCTCGGTGGCTGATGCCGCGCTGCTGACCGAAGTAATGGCCGGAGCCGATGGCATGGACAGCACCGCCAGCCAGCGCGAGGTGCCCGCTTACAGCCAGCAGCTCACGCCCGCCGCGCACTACCGCATCGGCTACATCGCCGATGCCGTGAACAGCCCGGGCCTGAACCCCGAAATAAAGGCGGCGATGGAAACCCAGCTGGACCTGCTGCGCGGCCAGGGCCACGTAGTAGAGGCGGTGGATTTCCCCTACCTCGATTTCATGATTCCGACCTACTACATCCTCACCACCGCCGAAGCCAGCTCCAACCTGGGCCGCTTCGATGGCGTGAGGTACGGCTACCGCGCCCCGGATGCCACGGACCTGGAATCGCTCTATAAAAAGAGCCGCGCCCAGGGCTTCGGGGCCGAAGTGCAGCGCCGCATCCTGCTCGGCACATTCGTGCTCAGCGCTAACTACTACGACGCTTACTACACAAAGGCTCAGCGTGTTCGTCGCCTCATTAAGGACAAAACCGACGAGCTGCTACGCCAGTACGATTTCCTGGTGCTTCCCACCACGCCCACCACGGCCTTCAAAATCGGCGAGAAGCTGGACCCGGTTTCGATGTACTTGGCCGATATTTTCACGGTGCAGGCCTCGCTGGCCGGTGTGCCCGCCATTTCGGTGCCGGTAGGGGAGGACGCCGCCGGCCTGCCCATTGGCCTGCAGGTAATGGCCGGCTCCTTCCGCGAGGCCGAGCTGCTGGCTTTTGCCGGCACCCTCACCGAGGAAGTGGTAGCTTAA
- a CDS encoding LysM peptidoglycan-binding domain-containing protein: MPALLDDTMRVRLELQPDSLVAVPVPPVDSARLEWLRTPPTVRDLVGDRVGCIETDAPHQFNNAVMAYVTLFTARNRSYMQRVLERENLYFPLFEKYLAQYNLPLDLKYLAVVESALIPTAKSPVGATGLWQFMGPTAGDLRLKRDEWIDERMAPEKATEAACKHLRYLYGVFHDWELVLAAYNWGAGSVQRVMRRTGKKTFWDLYPYMPAETRNYVPTFTAIMYSMKYAEAHGLRTPTLRYQYAEPMDTLSLRGRAFDLRRLSQACGYDDSLYLTRFNPELRRAALPAGYRSYVVRFPAAAAVHFGEADRNTLLDYCQPATELPRPLAFLPPRLEGVESWGNRSLLAATTGPRADDAEAAPRFRRVPHKVRRGETLASLAERFDVSQSQLRRWNELPKGRSLKPGRELVVFVPIPVAAPGKSAESIAAVPVAMPVPAVRVRPAVSDEEAVARHEQAEANAREVARLQEVIRREKMQEVHLAAIRQRQAVQQAAAEAQARIAARRQAQVASLAASAKRAEAKSVVPVAETDTEAPVQTASAAAPKEIRENFGPYLVRKGDNLTKLAREHNLTLAQLMAWNELESETVTLGQRLVFQAPAEDAPAPRKALKNASAPAKSAVAAAPRPAVEKRLPASQVHLVQPGDTLFNISRRFGVSVQVLRELNHLASDEVKLGQKLLVPQS; encoded by the coding sequence ATGCCAGCCCTGTTGGATGATACCATGCGGGTGCGCCTGGAATTGCAGCCCGACTCGTTGGTGGCCGTGCCGGTACCGCCCGTCGACTCGGCCCGGCTGGAGTGGCTGCGCACCCCGCCCACCGTGCGCGACTTGGTGGGCGACCGGGTGGGCTGCATTGAAACCGATGCCCCGCACCAGTTCAATAATGCGGTGATGGCCTACGTCACGCTCTTCACGGCCCGCAACCGCAGCTACATGCAGCGCGTGCTGGAGCGCGAAAACCTCTACTTTCCACTTTTCGAGAAATACCTGGCGCAGTATAACCTGCCCCTCGACCTGAAATACCTGGCCGTGGTGGAATCGGCCCTGATACCTACGGCAAAGTCGCCGGTGGGCGCTACTGGTCTTTGGCAGTTTATGGGGCCCACGGCCGGCGACCTGCGCCTAAAGCGCGACGAGTGGATTGACGAGCGCATGGCCCCTGAGAAGGCCACGGAGGCTGCCTGCAAGCACCTGCGCTACCTCTACGGTGTGTTTCACGACTGGGAGTTGGTGCTGGCCGCCTACAACTGGGGGGCGGGCAGCGTGCAGCGCGTGATGCGCCGCACCGGTAAAAAGACCTTCTGGGACCTGTACCCCTACATGCCGGCCGAAACGCGCAACTACGTGCCCACCTTCACGGCCATCATGTATAGCATGAAGTACGCCGAGGCCCACGGCCTGCGCACGCCCACGCTGCGCTACCAGTATGCCGAGCCGATGGACACGCTCAGCCTGCGCGGCCGCGCCTTCGACCTGCGCCGCCTGAGCCAGGCCTGCGGCTACGATGACTCGCTGTACCTCACGCGCTTCAACCCGGAGCTGCGGCGGGCGGCGCTGCCGGCCGGCTACCGGTCCTACGTGGTGCGGTTTCCGGCGGCGGCGGCGGTGCATTTTGGCGAAGCCGACCGCAATACGTTGCTCGATTACTGCCAGCCGGCTACCGAGCTGCCCCGGCCGCTGGCCTTTCTACCACCCCGCCTCGAAGGCGTGGAGTCGTGGGGGAATCGCTCGCTGCTGGCCGCCACCACCGGCCCCCGGGCCGATGACGCGGAAGCCGCGCCCCGCTTCCGGCGGGTGCCGCACAAAGTACGGCGCGGCGAAACTCTGGCCAGCCTGGCCGAGCGGTTTGATGTGAGCCAAAGCCAGCTGCGCCGCTGGAATGAGCTGCCCAAAGGTCGTTCGCTGAAGCCCGGCCGTGAGCTGGTGGTATTCGTGCCGATTCCCGTTGCGGCCCCCGGCAAGTCCGCAGAATCCATCGCGGCCGTGCCGGTAGCAATGCCGGTTCCTGCCGTGCGCGTGCGCCCAGCCGTGTCTGATGAGGAAGCGGTGGCCCGCCATGAGCAGGCCGAGGCCAATGCCCGCGAAGTAGCGCGGCTGCAGGAAGTAATCCGGCGGGAAAAAATGCAGGAAGTACACTTAGCCGCCATCAGGCAGCGGCAGGCCGTGCAGCAGGCGGCTGCCGAGGCGCAGGCCCGGATTGCGGCCCGCCGACAGGCGCAGGTTGCCAGTCTCGCTGCCAGTGCCAAACGTGCCGAAGCCAAATCCGTGGTGCCCGTGGCCGAAACGGATACGGAAGCTCCGGTGCAGACTGCTTCGGCCGCTGCGCCCAAAGAAATCAGGGAAAATTTCGGTCCTTACCTCGTGCGCAAGGGCGACAATCTCACCAAGCTGGCCCGCGAGCATAACCTGACCCTGGCGCAGCTAATGGCCTGGAACGAGTTGGAGAGCGAAACCGTAACACTTGGCCAGCGGCTGGTATTTCAGGCTCCGGCCGAGGATGCACCCGCACCGCGCAAGGCGCTGAAAAATGCCTCAGCCCCCGCTAAGAGTGCCGTAGCGGCCGCGCCGCGCCCGGCCGTAGAGAAGCGGCTGCCGGCCTCGCAGGTGCATCTGGTGCAGCCGGGCGATACGCTGTTCAACATCTCGCGCCGCTTTGGTGTGAGCGTGCAGGTGTTGCGCGAGCTCAACCACCTGGCTTCCGATGAGGTGAAGCTGGGCCAGAAGCTGCTCGTGCCGCAGAGCTAA
- a CDS encoding NADP-dependent malic enzyme has product MLKINKQDALNYHSQEPAGKLEVVPTKPMSTQLDLALAYSPGVAEPCKAIAENPDDVYKYTAKGNLVAVISNGTAVLGLGNIGPAASKPVMEGKGVLFKKFAGIDCFDIEIDATDPDEFIRIVKSLEPTFGGINLEDIKAPECFRIETELREKMNIPLMHDDQHGTAIITSAALLNALEIVGKKIDEVKLVVSGAGAAAVSCLRLYLALGLNKDNVVVFDKDGVINAQRTNLDPIQMQFATSRAVTTLEEAMTGADVFLGLSAANVLPAGLLLLMADNPIVFALANPDPEVSYQLAMATRDDLVMATGRSDHPNQVNNVLGFPYIFRGALDVRATEINEAMKLAAVRALAELSKEPVPEIVNKAYGDNTLAFGRNYLIPKPLDPRLITSISPAVAKAAMESGVARLPIENWLAYEDQLRARLGVNQKLMNRITSAARANPKRVVFAEADNYKILKAAQILLDEGICKPILLGPQEKIEAIARESSLDLEGCEIINILKQDVKRDEYASILYQKRQRRGMTLYEGRRLMRERNYYAAMMVETGEADACITGLTKDYGKSIIPSLQVIGTEQGVKRVSSMYIIQHKKGPYFFADTTVNINPTAEEMVEIIGLTARAVRFFDAVPRVAVISYSNFGSNAGPLPEKTRRATELAKQRFPDLLIDGEMQANVALSPALLQEHYGFSPLAEKGANTLIFPNVESGNIAYKVLQEISGTEVIGPVLMGMRKPVHIMQLGASVRDIVNMAAIAVVDAQTGSKAL; this is encoded by the coding sequence ATGCTGAAAATAAACAAGCAAGACGCCCTCAATTACCACTCGCAGGAGCCCGCCGGCAAGCTCGAAGTGGTGCCCACCAAACCCATGAGCACCCAGCTCGACCTGGCCCTGGCCTACTCGCCCGGCGTGGCCGAGCCCTGCAAAGCCATTGCCGAAAACCCCGACGACGTGTACAAATACACCGCCAAGGGCAACCTGGTGGCCGTGATTTCGAACGGCACGGCGGTGCTGGGCCTAGGCAACATTGGCCCGGCGGCCAGCAAGCCGGTGATGGAAGGCAAGGGCGTGTTGTTCAAGAAGTTTGCGGGCATCGACTGCTTTGATATTGAGATTGATGCCACCGACCCCGACGAGTTTATTCGCATCGTGAAGTCGCTGGAGCCCACGTTTGGCGGCATCAACCTGGAGGACATTAAGGCGCCGGAATGCTTCCGTATTGAAACCGAATTGCGGGAGAAGATGAACATCCCGCTGATGCACGACGACCAGCACGGCACGGCCATCATTACCTCGGCCGCGCTGCTGAACGCGCTCGAAATCGTGGGCAAGAAAATCGACGAAGTGAAGCTCGTGGTGAGCGGGGCAGGGGCGGCGGCCGTGTCGTGCCTGCGCCTATATCTGGCGCTGGGTCTGAACAAAGACAACGTGGTGGTATTCGACAAGGACGGCGTCATCAACGCCCAGCGCACTAATCTGGACCCCATTCAGATGCAGTTTGCCACCAGCCGCGCCGTGACCACGCTGGAGGAAGCCATGACCGGGGCCGACGTATTCCTCGGCCTTTCGGCGGCCAACGTGCTGCCGGCCGGCCTGTTGCTGCTGATGGCCGACAATCCCATCGTGTTTGCCCTGGCCAACCCCGACCCCGAGGTGAGCTACCAGCTGGCCATGGCCACCCGCGACGACCTCGTGATGGCTACCGGCCGCTCCGACCACCCCAACCAGGTGAACAACGTGCTGGGCTTTCCCTACATTTTCCGGGGCGCGCTCGACGTGCGCGCTACCGAAATCAACGAGGCCATGAAGCTGGCCGCCGTGCGTGCCCTAGCCGAGCTGAGCAAGGAGCCCGTGCCCGAAATCGTGAACAAAGCCTACGGCGACAATACGCTGGCCTTTGGCCGTAATTACCTTATTCCCAAGCCACTCGACCCGCGCCTGATTACCAGCATCAGCCCGGCCGTGGCCAAAGCCGCCATGGAAAGCGGCGTAGCCCGCCTGCCCATCGAGAACTGGCTGGCGTATGAGGACCAGCTCCGCGCCCGCCTCGGCGTGAACCAGAAGCTGATGAACCGCATCACCTCGGCGGCCCGTGCCAACCCCAAGCGCGTGGTATTTGCCGAAGCCGACAACTACAAAATCCTGAAAGCCGCGCAGATTCTGCTCGATGAGGGCATCTGCAAACCCATTCTTCTGGGGCCGCAGGAAAAAATCGAAGCCATTGCCCGCGAAAGCAGCCTCGACCTCGAAGGGTGTGAAATCATCAACATTCTGAAGCAGGACGTCAAGCGCGACGAGTATGCGAGCATTCTGTACCAGAAGCGCCAGCGCCGGGGCATGACGCTCTACGAAGGCCGCCGCCTGATGCGTGAGCGCAACTACTACGCCGCCATGATGGTGGAAACCGGCGAGGCTGACGCCTGCATCACCGGCCTCACCAAGGACTACGGCAAGAGCATTATTCCCTCGTTGCAAGTCATTGGGACCGAGCAAGGCGTGAAGCGCGTGTCGTCGATGTACATCATTCAGCACAAGAAAGGCCCGTATTTCTTTGCCGATACCACGGTAAACATCAACCCCACGGCCGAGGAAATGGTCGAGATTATTGGCCTCACGGCCCGCGCCGTGCGCTTCTTCGACGCGGTGCCGCGCGTGGCGGTTATCAGCTATTCCAACTTCGGCTCGAACGCCGGGCCGCTGCCCGAAAAGACTCGCCGTGCTACCGAGCTGGCCAAGCAGCGCTTCCCCGATCTGCTCATCGACGGCGAGATGCAGGCCAACGTGGCCCTGAGCCCCGCCCTGCTGCAGGAGCATTACGGCTTCTCGCCGCTGGCCGAAAAAGGCGCTAATACCCTGATTTTTCCCAACGTAGAGTCGGGCAACATTGCCTACAAGGTGTTGCAGGAAATCAGTGGTACGGAGGTAATCGGACCGGTGCTGATGGGCATGCGCAAGCCGGTGCACATTATGCAGCTCGGGGCCAGCGTGCGCGACATCGTGAACATGGCCGCCATTGCGGTAGTGGATGCCCAGACGGGTAGCAAAGCGCTGTAA
- the ruvA gene encoding Holliday junction branch migration protein RuvA: MIAYLDGKLAYKDATLAIVDILGVGYEVRISLATYSKLPAEGAATKIYTYQHIKEDGQTLYGFLDPSEKVLFMLLISVSGIGPGTGIVMVSSMSVGEIREAIVSENVRAIQSIKGVGPKTAQRVILELKDKLRKDELLAKAGVDTVPLARQHNTRRAEALQALVTLGFARAAAEKQLDQIQHKHGGELSVEELIKFALKSH; encoded by the coding sequence ATGATTGCCTACCTCGACGGTAAACTCGCTTACAAAGACGCCACCCTTGCCATTGTCGACATTCTCGGCGTGGGCTACGAAGTTCGGATTTCGCTGGCCACCTACTCCAAGCTGCCGGCTGAGGGCGCGGCCACCAAAATATACACCTACCAGCACATCAAGGAAGACGGGCAGACGCTCTATGGCTTCCTCGACCCCAGCGAAAAGGTGCTGTTCATGCTCCTGATTTCGGTGTCGGGCATCGGGCCGGGCACGGGCATCGTGATGGTGAGCAGCATGAGCGTGGGCGAAATCCGCGAAGCCATTGTGAGCGAAAATGTACGGGCCATCCAGAGCATCAAGGGCGTGGGGCCGAAAACGGCCCAGCGCGTGATTCTGGAGCTAAAAGACAAGCTGCGCAAAGACGAGCTGCTGGCCAAAGCCGGCGTGGACACCGTGCCGCTGGCCCGCCAACACAATACGCGCCGTGCCGAAGCGTTGCAGGCCCTGGTAACCCTGGGCTTTGCGCGGGCCGCTGCCGAGAAACAGCTGGACCAGATTCAGCACAAACACGGTGGGGAGCTAAGCGTGGAGGAATTGATTAAATTTGCTTTGAAGTCGCACTGA